In the Candidatus Methanosphaera massiliense genome, ATTAATCATAAAAAATCTTTAAGTAAATCCTCATCAACATCAGCAAGTGTAACTAAAGCCTCAGCTTCAAGAAAATGTAAATCACCAGGAACAATCATACAGTGTAAAGGATTACCAAAGTCAAAATCAGCAACATCAGCAACCCTACCACCCTTAACAATAGGATGATCACTACCAGCCTGAGCAATACCAATAACTATACAATCATCATCAAAAACATGCTCCCCACGCTCAGACTCAACCTTACGTAAATAATCAATAGCCTCATTAATAGTCATATACCTATCCTTATGAGCCTGAATATCTAACAATACTAAAGTATGTAAACCAATACTAGAATTTAATTTGATAGCATCATATGGTGAATGAGGGAAGAAATTCTCATCAGGAAAAGGAACAGTAGTAGTCTTACCAAACTTATAAGCTTGAAGACCAGCAAGACCTGGAGCAGCAGAAAAAATACTACTACCATGAATAATACGAGTCTCAATACCCTTATTAACAGCTTCAACATACAACTCAGTATGAGTAGTAGCCATTAAAGAATCTCCAGCAGTGACAAAAGCAATATCCTTAGTCATAGCCTCATTAATAATAACATTACAATCCTCAACAT is a window encoding:
- the dph5 gene encoding diphthine synthase, which produces MLYFVGLGLFSEDDISYKGFKALQSVDCIYAEFYTAKLMGGNIDNLIDKLDVPFITLKREDVEDCNVIINEAMTKDIAFVTAGDSLMATTHTELYVEAVNKGIETRIIHGSSIFSAAPGLAGLQAYKFGKTTTVPFPDENFFPHSPYDAIKLNSSIGLHTLVLLDIQAHKDRYMTINEAIDYLRKVESERGEHVFDDDCIVIGIAQAGSDHPIVKGGRVADVADFDFGNPLHCMIVPGDLHFLEAEALVTLADVDEDLLKDFL